From a region of the Candidatus Brocadia sp. genome:
- a CDS encoding DEAD/DEAH box helicase produces MGGEVFQIAGIPVSFSSEIDLNTGISAETFKPYLIFRLNLEAHKLSLLPAFDTLLSLNLSRGIIPFEHQVNSVKKLLGRFRGRGMLCDEVGLGKTIEASLAMLELITRGLIKRILILVPPSLVQQWKEETFFKCNLEFVTSDEKEFRSQGSVAWRKFDRIIASIHTAKKSPHADAIQQETFDLIIVDEAHHLKNANTVGWKFLNSLKKKYIFLLTATPVQNNLEELFNLVTLVYPGELGTLKSFKKQFVSAGDRLTPKNYEQLRSLLGELIIRNRRATSDVKFTKRYAKTIRIPLSKGERELYTSVSELVRNQYAGSPQQVKMTLRILQEEIGSIPPAAVSTLEGLRDKLPDNAVIADLVSQCNRLASSEKVRVLIDVINKIPDKAIIFTKFRASHSAITTALKKYDISYSPLHGGLTRLEKEKSIKEFQHVSKVLVATDVGSEGRNLQFCNHIINFDLPWNPMKIEQRIGRISRIGQEKEVHVTNLSAKDTIEDYILYLLDAKINMFELVIGEIDVILGRLDEETDFETLIMDAWTKSPDMKHFENEINQLGEDLLAAKQKYSTLKDTEDKIFGDEFNTTTAEKAITEGSEDEHRDA; encoded by the coding sequence ATGGGCGGAGAAGTTTTCCAGATAGCTGGCATACCTGTTTCTTTTTCCAGCGAGATTGACCTAAATACCGGCATTTCTGCCGAAACGTTTAAGCCCTACCTGATCTTCAGGTTAAATCTTGAGGCGCACAAATTGTCGCTTCTCCCCGCATTTGACACCCTGCTCTCCCTCAATCTTTCACGGGGTATTATTCCCTTTGAGCATCAGGTAAACTCGGTAAAAAAACTGCTGGGCAGGTTCAGGGGCCGGGGCATGCTCTGTGACGAAGTGGGACTCGGTAAGACCATCGAGGCGTCACTTGCCATGCTTGAGCTTATTACCCGGGGACTGATCAAGCGCATCCTGATCCTGGTGCCGCCTTCGCTTGTTCAGCAATGGAAGGAAGAGACCTTTTTCAAGTGCAATCTTGAGTTTGTTACCTCAGACGAAAAGGAATTCAGGTCTCAGGGAAGTGTTGCGTGGAGGAAGTTTGACCGGATCATTGCGTCGATCCACACGGCCAAGAAGTCGCCTCATGCAGATGCGATACAACAGGAGACCTTCGACCTGATCATTGTTGACGAGGCGCATCATCTCAAGAATGCCAATACCGTCGGCTGGAAATTTCTTAATTCCCTCAAGAAGAAGTACATCTTCCTCCTCACCGCCACCCCGGTGCAAAATAATCTGGAGGAGCTGTTCAATCTGGTAACCCTCGTATATCCCGGCGAACTGGGCACCCTAAAATCCTTCAAAAAGCAATTCGTTTCCGCAGGCGATCGCCTGACCCCGAAAAACTACGAACAGTTGAGATCGCTTCTCGGAGAGCTCATTATACGCAACCGGCGCGCAACCAGCGACGTCAAATTTACCAAAAGATATGCCAAAACGATACGGATTCCGTTGAGCAAAGGCGAACGGGAGTTGTATACCTCGGTGTCAGAGCTGGTGAGGAATCAATATGCCGGCTCACCGCAGCAGGTCAAAATGACGTTGCGAATCCTTCAGGAAGAGATTGGAAGCATACCTCCTGCCGCCGTATCCACCCTTGAAGGCCTCAGAGACAAACTCCCGGACAACGCTGTAATTGCCGATCTCGTCAGCCAATGCAATCGTCTTGCCTCTTCTGAAAAGGTCAGGGTATTGATTGACGTCATTAACAAAATACCGGACAAGGCGATCATTTTTACCAAATTCAGGGCTTCCCATAGCGCAATAACAACTGCCCTGAAAAAGTACGACATCTCCTATTCACCCTTACATGGCGGACTGACCAGGCTGGAAAAAGAGAAGTCCATTAAGGAATTTCAGCACGTCTCAAAAGTGCTTGTTGCAACGGACGTGGGCAGTGAGGGGAGAAATCTCCAGTTTTGCAACCACATCATTAATTTCGATCTTCCCTGGAATCCCATGAAGATCGAGCAGAGGATCGGACGGATTTCCCGTATTGGTCAGGAAAAGGAGGTGCACGTTACCAACCTGTCGGCAAAAGATACGATCGAAGACTACATCTTATACCTGCTTGACGCCAAGATAAATATGTTTGAGCTCGTTATCGGAGAAATCGACGTTATCCTGGGCAGACTGGACGAAGAGACGGATTTTGAGACGCTTATTATGGATGCATGGACAAAATCCCCGGATATGAAGCACTTTGAGAACGAAATCAATCAACTGGGAGAAGACCTGCTTGCGGCAAAACAAAAATACTCCACCCTGAAGGACACGGAGGACAAGATATTCGGGGACGAGTTTAACACCACTACCGCAGAAAAAGCTATTACGGAGGGCAGCGAAGATGAGCACCGCGATGCTTGA
- the ltrA gene encoding group II intron reverse transcriptase/maturase, giving the protein MTKASISLQELRRKIYRKAKIEKQWRFWGLYCHVCKKEVLREAYRLAKANDGAPGNDGKSFEDIEAEGVEGFLEGIGQELLNRTYRPLPNRKVEIPKGNGKTRILGIPTVKDRVVQGALKLLLEPIFEADFKECSYGYRPKRHAHQAIDRVTKGILYGLTRVVDVDLSGYFDNIRHHILLEKIARRVQDDDIMHLVKLILKANGKKGVPQGGIISPLLSNLYLNEVDEMMERAREVTRSKGYENLDFIRSADDMVILVHWHPKEDWILQKVQKRHKEELDKLEVEMNLEKTKVVDLKKGGSFSFLGFDFRLTRNREGKAYVSKTPRKKKCIEIGKRVRAVLKANWNKPLKEVIQAVDAIIRGWVNYFRIGNSNSAFNKVRDYLEMKVRKFVLRRKKLKGFGWKMWSREEIYGKWGLYNDYRIRYVYPKANSS; this is encoded by the coding sequence ATGACAAAGGCTTCCATAAGTCTGCAGGAGCTGAGGAGAAAGATATACAGGAAGGCGAAGATCGAGAAGCAGTGGAGGTTTTGGGGACTGTACTGTCATGTCTGCAAGAAAGAAGTCCTGAGAGAAGCCTATCGATTGGCAAAGGCCAACGATGGCGCACCCGGAAACGATGGAAAGAGTTTCGAAGACATCGAGGCAGAGGGAGTTGAGGGATTTCTGGAAGGGATAGGGCAGGAACTTCTTAACCGGACTTACCGACCGTTGCCCAACAGAAAGGTCGAGATACCGAAAGGGAATGGAAAGACCCGAATTCTTGGGATACCAACGGTCAAAGACCGGGTAGTGCAGGGGGCGTTAAAGCTTTTATTGGAACCGATATTCGAGGCGGACTTCAAGGAGTGCTCGTACGGCTATCGTCCCAAACGACATGCGCATCAGGCAATCGACAGGGTGACGAAAGGGATACTGTATGGCCTTACCAGAGTGGTGGATGTAGACCTGAGCGGATACTTCGACAACATAAGGCATCATATTCTGTTGGAGAAGATAGCCCGGAGGGTGCAGGACGATGATATCATGCACCTGGTAAAACTCATCCTGAAGGCAAACGGGAAGAAGGGAGTGCCGCAGGGCGGGATCATATCGCCGCTGCTGTCGAACCTTTACCTGAATGAAGTGGATGAGATGATGGAGCGGGCACGGGAGGTAACCCGAAGTAAAGGCTATGAGAACCTTGACTTCATCCGGAGTGCGGATGACATGGTCATACTCGTGCACTGGCATCCCAAAGAGGACTGGATACTCCAGAAAGTACAGAAGCGACACAAGGAAGAACTGGACAAATTAGAGGTAGAAATGAATCTGGAGAAGACGAAAGTGGTAGACCTCAAAAAGGGAGGCAGTTTCAGTTTTCTGGGGTTTGACTTTAGACTCACCAGAAACCGAGAGGGCAAGGCCTATGTTAGCAAGACACCGCGGAAGAAGAAGTGCATTGAAATCGGTAAGAGAGTAAGAGCAGTGCTCAAGGCAAACTGGAACAAGCCACTAAAAGAAGTGATCCAAGCAGTCGATGCGATAATCAGGGGCTGGGTGAATTACTTCAGGATAGGCAATAGCAACAGCGCCTTCAACAAAGTCAGGGATTACCTAGAGATGAAGGTGCGAAAGTTTGTCCTGCGCAGAAAGAAACTGAAAGGCTTTGGCTGGAAGATGTGGAGTAGGGAAGAGATATACGGGAAATGGGGTTTGTACAATGACTACCGGATACGATATGTTTACCCGAAAGCAAATTCAAGCTGA
- a CDS encoding 1-acyl-sn-glycerol-3-phosphate acyltransferase: protein MHKTYQIIFTVYSWTLFVSLWMFSTLMAVILSIDTKKKENVFNTIERVFSRIAFKLLGMQVKIQGIENIPKDEPVIFISNHQSMMDIKLSLAFIPTNFSFISKDTVFHVPILGAYMVASGHIPIQRTDDRKAYETLLTAIRKLSSRKSLVVFPEGTRSEDGNLGPFKRGISLIILKSGRRVVPMAIYGSNQFMPKRGWLSHPGKRYVKISFGKPLSFDNSRADREYTIHVTNTLQAEVSKLLQNAALPQPKTASLSPPPE, encoded by the coding sequence ATGCACAAAACGTATCAAATAATCTTTACCGTATATTCGTGGACGTTATTCGTCTCACTGTGGATGTTTTCCACATTAATGGCGGTAATCTTAAGTATAGATACAAAAAAGAAGGAAAACGTGTTCAACACGATTGAACGTGTCTTTAGCCGCATTGCGTTTAAACTCCTTGGTATGCAGGTGAAGATTCAAGGCATCGAGAACATTCCCAAAGATGAACCCGTGATCTTTATCTCAAACCACCAAAGCATGATGGATATCAAACTCTCCCTGGCGTTTATCCCAACAAACTTCAGCTTTATTTCAAAGGATACGGTCTTCCATGTCCCCATCCTGGGTGCATACATGGTGGCATCGGGACATATTCCCATTCAGCGGACTGACGACAGAAAGGCTTACGAGACCCTTTTGACCGCAATCAGGAAGCTGTCATCAAGGAAATCGCTTGTGGTATTTCCCGAGGGAACGAGAAGTGAGGATGGTAATCTGGGGCCTTTTAAACGGGGGATTTCACTGATCATCTTAAAATCCGGACGGAGGGTCGTGCCCATGGCAATCTATGGCAGTAATCAATTTATGCCAAAACGCGGATGGCTGTCCCATCCGGGAAAAAGATACGTCAAAATATCGTTTGGCAAGCCCTTGTCATTTGACAATTCACGGGCAGATCGTGAATACACAATTCACGTAACAAACACCTTGCAGGCAGAAGTATCGAAGTTGTTGCAGAACGCAGCGCTACCACAGCCAAAGACCGCATCCCTATCCCCTCCCCCGGAATGA
- a CDS encoding PilZ domain-containing protein — MKKKVVKFLGNLSQDELYEARNCIDTLICNQGEPAIKPHKGKQKTADAFSDMMRQERFYHIFTCKFKKVNELKKPASIGTVVDISKSGLRLKTKNNHITVGNLLVIFPGKKAEASILAISPEYDHDGNKIFAEVTRVKELLEMSELGCKFLPRKSLLFDLVV; from the coding sequence GTGAAAAAAAAGGTAGTAAAATTCCTGGGAAATCTTTCTCAGGATGAACTTTATGAGGCCAGGAATTGTATTGATACCCTGATCTGCAACCAGGGAGAACCGGCCATAAAGCCACACAAAGGAAAGCAAAAAACTGCAGATGCTTTTTCTGATATGATGAGGCAAGAGCGATTTTATCATATCTTTACCTGTAAGTTTAAAAAGGTAAATGAACTCAAAAAACCTGCCTCTATCGGCACGGTCGTTGATATTTCAAAAAGCGGGCTGCGTTTAAAAACGAAAAATAATCATATAACCGTGGGCAATCTTTTGGTCATCTTCCCTGGGAAAAAAGCAGAAGCAAGCATTTTGGCCATTTCTCCTGAGTACGATCACGATGGAAACAAGATCTTTGCGGAGGTAACTCGGGTGAAGGAATTACTGGAAATGTCTGAATTGGGTTGTAAATTTCTTCCGCGCAAGAGTCTCCTCTTTGATCTGGTTGTGTAA
- a CDS encoding tetratricopeptide repeat protein, which produces MKKTLVGIGLIVSFLGCTSPNKKHDTSTADQYQRAMYFNNLGAKCVNKNLIDEAILHFKRALFIKPDFAEVHNNLGVAYNRQKMFDEAIGEFKEAIKINPDYSKAHDNLGFAYRQKNMFDEAIAEHTLALKINPKDMEAKKNLDTATEEKKIYEKTKAYATANKGLAPGNITGYNHYARGFFDEAILSFKKVLAEDPNDIMALSCLGNAYSMKGMLDDAIRAYKETVSKDPSNVVAQLYLGDAYLSKGLCDEAILEYEQILRTHPDNTRALYKLGEAYADKGMPDKASAIFNKAIVMHPNFTEAYDKLGMVYLQQGFYDEAISAWKKLLEINPGSSRAHFHLGQTYANKHMTEDAITQFKKTVGASPTNTDARYNLAYAYEEKGMIDEAVAEYKKAISVNSGEQGKITETVNTQDDTEKVIVTK; this is translated from the coding sequence ATGAAAAAAACGCTGGTGGGAATCGGTCTTATCGTGAGTTTTCTCGGTTGTACTTCTCCAAACAAAAAGCATGACACGAGCACCGCCGATCAATACCAACGGGCGATGTATTTTAATAACCTGGGCGCAAAATGTGTAAACAAAAATCTGATTGACGAAGCAATTCTCCATTTCAAAAGGGCGCTTTTCATAAAACCAGATTTTGCAGAAGTCCATAACAACCTGGGTGTGGCCTACAACAGACAAAAGATGTTTGATGAAGCGATCGGAGAGTTTAAAGAAGCGATTAAAATTAATCCCGATTATTCCAAAGCGCATGATAATCTGGGATTCGCATACCGGCAGAAGAACATGTTCGACGAAGCTATCGCAGAACATACCTTGGCGCTGAAGATAAATCCCAAAGACATGGAAGCAAAAAAGAATTTAGACACAGCGACCGAAGAAAAAAAGATATATGAAAAAACCAAGGCATACGCCACTGCAAACAAGGGATTAGCTCCCGGAAATATCACGGGATATAATCACTATGCAAGGGGATTTTTTGACGAAGCGATACTTTCTTTCAAAAAGGTGCTTGCTGAGGACCCTAACGATATTATGGCGTTAAGCTGCCTGGGAAACGCTTATAGCATGAAGGGGATGCTGGATGATGCCATCCGCGCATACAAAGAAACCGTTTCTAAAGACCCATCAAACGTCGTTGCTCAACTCTATCTCGGCGACGCTTACCTTAGCAAAGGACTTTGCGATGAAGCCATTCTGGAATACGAACAGATACTAAGAACACATCCTGACAACACCCGCGCCCTTTATAAATTAGGCGAGGCTTATGCAGACAAGGGGATGCCCGACAAGGCTAGCGCTATCTTTAACAAGGCGATTGTAATGCATCCGAATTTCACGGAGGCTTACGATAAGCTGGGCATGGTTTACCTGCAACAGGGGTTCTATGATGAAGCTATTTCTGCGTGGAAAAAATTGCTGGAAATAAATCCCGGTTCATCACGGGCACATTTTCATTTAGGGCAGACCTATGCGAATAAACACATGACCGAAGACGCTATTACTCAGTTTAAGAAGACGGTTGGCGCCAGCCCTACAAACACCGATGCCCGTTATAATCTCGCATACGCCTATGAGGAAAAGGGAATGATCGATGAGGCCGTTGCAGAGTATAAGAAGGCCATCAGTGTGAATTCCGGTGAACAGGGGAAAATCACAGAAACCGTAAATACTCAGGATGACACCGAAAAAGTGATAGTTACGAAATAA
- a CDS encoding divalent-cation tolerance protein CutA encodes MQKTIVIFITTSSQDEAKKIGQILREENLIACCNIVPSIESIFTWQGRTLHEKETLMICKTREDLFDAVEKRVRQLHSYEVPEIIALPIIQGSKDYLDWVAQETKTITETEGTETTK; translated from the coding sequence ATGCAAAAGACTATTGTCATTTTTATAACGACCAGCTCACAGGATGAGGCGAAAAAGATCGGACAGATCTTAAGAGAAGAAAACCTTATTGCCTGTTGCAATATCGTTCCGTCCATTGAGTCTATTTTCACGTGGCAAGGCAGAACGCTCCATGAAAAAGAGACGCTCATGATATGCAAGACGCGGGAAGACCTGTTCGACGCCGTGGAAAAACGGGTCAGGCAATTGCATAGTTACGAAGTGCCGGAAATTATTGCCCTGCCCATTATCCAGGGCTCGAAGGACTATCTGGATTGGGTCGCACAAGAAACCAAGACCATCACGGAAACGGAAGGAACAGAGACTACGAAATAA
- a CDS encoding HAD family hydrolase → MKKRKAVFLDRDGTMVVHEHYLSSPDQLKILPHVAQGIHRFKEHDYLVIVITNQSGIARGFFDEERLMLIHEKLDAMLKGEGALIDDWYYCPHHPEGIIERYTMDCDCRKPKPGMILAAARKYHLDLTQSLMIGDSETDMLAGKNAGCKSMLIRNRGNDDVCATSGKAIDYVVKDLMEAAGIFIS, encoded by the coding sequence ATGAAAAAGAGAAAGGCCGTATTTCTCGATCGGGACGGTACGATGGTTGTCCACGAGCATTATCTCAGTTCCCCGGATCAGTTAAAGATACTTCCCCATGTCGCACAGGGGATTCACCGCTTTAAAGAGCATGACTATCTGGTTATTGTTATTACGAATCAATCGGGCATTGCCAGGGGGTTCTTCGACGAGGAACGGTTGATGCTTATCCACGAGAAATTGGATGCCATGCTGAAAGGCGAGGGGGCGCTCATTGACGATTGGTACTATTGTCCGCATCACCCCGAAGGCATTATCGAGCGCTACACGATGGATTGTGATTGCAGAAAACCCAAGCCCGGAATGATACTTGCGGCTGCCCGAAAATATCACCTTGATTTGACACAATCTCTCATGATCGGTGATTCAGAAACAGATATGCTGGCGGGGAAAAATGCCGGATGTAAAAGCATGTTGATAAGAAACCGTGGGAACGATGATGTTTGCGCCACATCCGGAAAAGCTATTGATTACGTAGTAAAGGATTTAATGGAAGCGGCAGGGATTTTTATTTCGTAG
- a CDS encoding D-sedoheptulose 7-phosphate isomerase yields MNDIEVQLQESIDTKKALLVTHPDVIRAIAGTLITAFKNGHRLYLIGNGGSAADAQHIAGELIGRFKMNRRPLPAVALTTDTSVMTALANDFGYDTCFARQVEALAGPGDVVLALSTSGNSKGILSAVQIAKARGAMTIGFTGKDGGLLKESVDICLQIPSANTPRIQECHITVGHILCSLIEKELFGTGPE; encoded by the coding sequence ATGAATGACATTGAAGTTCAACTACAGGAAAGCATCGACACGAAAAAGGCCTTATTGGTTACGCATCCTGATGTGATCCGGGCGATAGCCGGCACACTCATTACTGCATTCAAGAACGGCCACCGGCTGTATCTCATTGGCAACGGAGGAAGCGCGGCGGATGCCCAGCATATTGCGGGGGAATTGATCGGAAGGTTCAAGATGAACCGGCGCCCCCTTCCGGCAGTTGCTTTGACGACGGATACCTCGGTCATGACCGCCCTGGCAAATGATTTTGGATATGATACCTGTTTTGCCAGGCAGGTGGAGGCTCTGGCGGGTCCGGGTGACGTTGTCCTGGCGCTGAGTACCAGCGGAAATTCAAAGGGTATACTCAGCGCCGTCCAAATTGCGAAGGCTCGCGGGGCGATGACCATTGGATTCACCGGAAAGGACGGCGGCCTCTTAAAAGAATCGGTGGATATCTGCCTGCAAATACCCTCCGCTAATACACCGCGGATACAGGAATGTCATATTACCGTTGGGCATATCTTGTGCTCTCTGATCGAGAAGGAACTTTTTGGAACGGGACCTGAATGA
- the rfaE2 gene encoding D-glycero-beta-D-manno-heptose 1-phosphate adenylyltransferase — protein MDTLLNIIANLGSPRIMVVGDFMLDKYVRGEVKRISQEAPIPVISVSSEDVRPGGAGSVVNNLQALGAQVLACGIIGDDAHGHTLVDMLRDLGVDREGICVDRSRPTILKMRFLGHLQTAGKGIQQLLRVDYEKTHGIAEEIEAQLTSYLKKNIPGCDIVLVSDMNKGLLSHSLLKTIVSLSGRHNKMVLVDPKLMSDYTCYEGVTAMTPNRNETEIATGIKISDIDSLNRAGKKLTSSLSLEYCIITIDKDGIFLYHKDDGGKIFPTVPRMVFDVTGAGDMVLSIFGMVVGSGYSFQDAALLANIAAGIEVGKIGATPVSKDEILHELMTGRSQISGKIKDAEGIPHIVNEHRKKSDKIVFTNGCFDILHVGHIEYLKFARKQGDLLVVGLNTDRSVRSQKGPTRPFVSEADRAKMLAALEDVTYVVPFDELTPLNLIKAVRPDVLVKGEDWKNAGAVGGEFVESYGGKVVYAPFVEGVSTTNIVSRIIKRHSEMESLKNAADQIQ, from the coding sequence ATGGATACCCTGCTCAATATTATCGCAAACCTCGGTTCTCCGAGGATTATGGTTGTCGGGGACTTTATGCTTGATAAGTACGTGCGGGGTGAAGTAAAACGCATCTCGCAAGAGGCGCCGATACCCGTGATTAGTGTCTCTTCTGAAGACGTTCGTCCCGGAGGCGCCGGGAGCGTTGTGAACAATCTGCAGGCCCTGGGTGCGCAGGTGCTTGCATGCGGGATTATTGGTGATGACGCTCATGGACATACCCTTGTGGACATGCTCCGTGACCTGGGAGTTGACCGGGAGGGAATCTGTGTAGACAGAAGCCGTCCCACCATTCTGAAGATGCGCTTCCTGGGTCATTTACAAACCGCAGGGAAGGGGATTCAGCAATTGTTGCGTGTCGATTATGAAAAGACCCATGGCATTGCTGAGGAAATCGAAGCGCAGCTTACCAGCTATTTGAAAAAGAATATACCGGGGTGCGATATCGTTCTTGTTTCCGATATGAATAAGGGCCTCCTTTCTCATTCACTGTTGAAGACGATCGTGTCTCTCAGCGGAAGACATAATAAAATGGTGCTCGTTGATCCGAAGCTGATGAGCGATTATACCTGTTACGAGGGGGTTACCGCCATGACTCCTAACAGAAACGAAACGGAGATTGCCACCGGAATAAAAATCAGCGATATTGACAGCCTGAATCGTGCGGGAAAAAAGCTGACCTCCAGCCTTTCACTGGAATATTGCATTATCACCATAGATAAAGACGGCATATTTCTCTACCACAAGGATGACGGTGGAAAGATTTTCCCAACGGTTCCGCGGATGGTATTTGACGTTACGGGAGCCGGTGACATGGTGCTCAGCATCTTTGGTATGGTGGTCGGCAGTGGGTATAGTTTTCAAGATGCCGCACTCCTTGCCAATATTGCCGCAGGCATAGAGGTGGGGAAAATTGGCGCAACACCGGTCAGCAAGGATGAAATTCTCCATGAACTCATGACCGGCCGAAGCCAGATATCAGGCAAGATTAAAGATGCCGAAGGAATACCGCACATCGTAAACGAGCATAGGAAGAAAAGCGACAAGATTGTATTCACCAATGGTTGCTTTGACATCTTGCATGTGGGCCATATTGAGTATCTGAAATTTGCCCGCAAGCAGGGAGATTTGCTCGTTGTGGGGTTAAATACCGACCGCTCTGTCAGAAGCCAGAAAGGGCCAACCCGCCCTTTTGTTTCCGAGGCGGATCGGGCAAAAATGCTTGCTGCACTGGAGGATGTGACGTACGTGGTGCCCTTTGATGAACTAACCCCGCTGAATTTAATCAAGGCCGTAAGACCAGATGTGCTGGTGAAGGGTGAAGACTGGAAGAACGCGGGGGCGGTAGGAGGGGAATTCGTGGAATCCTATGGGGGAAAAGTTGTGTATGCGCCTTTTGTGGAAGGCGTTTCAACCACCAACATCGTTTCACGGATAATCAAGCGGCACAGCGAAATGGAATCCTTGAAAAATGCGGCGGATCAAATTCAATAA
- a CDS encoding response regulator: protein MDRGIKILVVDDDKDYNQYLTKFLTDEGYVVRGITEPMDTLPVLEGEKYPIVILDLKMPQTSGTELLKEIKARYQNICVIILTGYPSFKTAVEAMKLDAFDYLKKPFDLNDLRKALNNAQKTYCLVGSSKDRLKSSVGKNLKSLRKSKKITQKQLASRTGLSPSLLSQIENGQIAASLATLDKLSSALNVKIAYFLDEETGKPAETIP, encoded by the coding sequence ATGGATAGAGGGATAAAGATATTAGTTGTTGACGACGATAAGGATTACAATCAGTATTTGACAAAATTTTTGACGGACGAGGGATACGTTGTCAGGGGGATTACCGAGCCGATGGATACCCTGCCCGTCCTCGAAGGGGAAAAATATCCCATTGTTATTCTGGACCTCAAAATGCCGCAAACCAGCGGCACGGAATTACTGAAGGAAATAAAAGCGCGATACCAGAATATCTGCGTTATTATATTGACGGGGTACCCTTCCTTTAAGACGGCCGTCGAAGCGATGAAGCTTGATGCCTTTGATTATTTGAAAAAGCCGTTTGATTTAAACGATTTGCGCAAGGCGCTGAATAATGCGCAAAAGACCTACTGCCTCGTGGGAAGCTCAAAGGACAGGCTGAAAAGTTCGGTGGGGAAAAACCTGAAATCACTGCGAAAGAGTAAAAAAATCACTCAGAAACAATTGGCCAGCCGTACCGGCTTGTCGCCGAGTTTGTTATCACAGATTGAAAATGGACAAATCGCCGCTTCCCTTGCGACCCTGGACAAGTTATCATCTGCACTGAATGTGAAAATAGCCTACTTTCTGGATGAGGAAACGGGTAAACCCGCCGAAACGATTCCCTGA